Proteins encoded by one window of Salvia splendens isolate huo1 chromosome 14, SspV2, whole genome shotgun sequence:
- the LOC121764468 gene encoding putative F-box protein At3g47150, whose amino-acid sequence MKARSCYNYMSHPQTGNHGSPIASIKYKAINEDVLIEIMLRLPIKSLLRLRTVCRFWRDVIDSPYFRKLHTLNDNNLPDDTVYIQISFDHDDDIKPNKVLVNLQLQHNHKDLMSYEYANIYWELVPTIVGSVKGLTCINPRNITIPIAICNPFLGQVKNLPLTSFGPSCKIGQRSVAIGFDEDYKVVQVLTCLKHRCLHAQLYSRTADSWRELAVECSITYRTEFHKVSPIKSSCKNGHFAHWCMGGHDFTSRILSFDMKNEVFRIITLPTVLGECSIFAEDEHSFRYFSFGCQTGVRFVKICESRCEGSKFSWNRMMIDASVPFAAPDQWRAGFVFFELQSCKWGSFVYDYCAREFVCRHYLPSSNSRFIECKGSFVSV is encoded by the coding sequence ATGAAGGCTCGAAGTTGCTATAATTATATGTCGCACCCTCAAACTGGAAATCATGGATCCCCCATTGCTAGTATTAAATACAAAGCAATAAACGAGGATGTGTTGATAGAAATTATGTTGCGTCTGCCCATAAAATCTTTGTTGAGACTCAGAACTGTCTGCAGATTCTGGCGTGACGTTATCGATTCTCCATATTTCAGAAAACTGCACACTCTCAATGACAACAACCTGCCAGATGACACAGTATATATACAAATTTCTTTTGATCATGATGATGATATTAAGCCGAACAAAGTATTAGTAAATCTCCAACTCCAACACAACCACAAGGATTTAATGTCATATGAATATGCTAACATCTATTGGGAATTAGTACCTACGATAGTTGGGTCGGTTAAGGGTCTAACCTGCATTAACCCCAGGAATATTACGATTCCTATAGCTATATGCAATCCTTTTCTAGGCCAAGTCAAAAATCTCCCACTTACATCTTTTGGCCCCTCATGTAAAATAGGACAACGATCCGTTGCAATTGGTTTCGACGAAGATTACAAAGTGGTGCAGGTGCTTACGTGTCTTAAGCACCGATGTCTCCATGCTCAACTGTATTCAAGGACGGCAGATTCTTGGAGGGAGTTGGCCGTAGAATGCAGCATCACTTATAGAACTGAATTTCACAAGGTTAGTCCCATAAAATCAAGTTGCAAGAATGGCCACTTTGCGCACTGGTGTATGGGAGGGCATGATTTTACGTCGAGAATACTGTCCTTTGACATGAAGAATGAAGTGTTTCGGATAATCACGTTGCCAACTGTTTTAGGTGAGTGTTCGATTTTCGCAGAAGATGAGCACTCATTTCGCTACTTTAGCTTTGGATGTCAGACTGGTGTTAGATTTGTGAAGATTTGTGAGTCGAGATGTGAAGGAAGCAAATTCAGTTGGAATCGTATGATGATTGATGCGTCAGTGCCCTTTGCGGCACCTGATCAGTGGAGGGCTGGTTTTGTGTTTTTCGAGCTTCAGTCCTGCAAATGGGGATCGTTTGTTTATGATTATTGTGCACGTGAGTTCGTCTGCAGGCATTACTTGCCATCGTCGAACTCAAGGTTTATTGAGTGCAAAGGAAGCTTCGTTTCAGTTTGA
- the LOC121764467 gene encoding secreted RxLR effector protein 161-like, which translates to MEYVTVIPEPVKVIVSRPLNHEFINAPQVAHWEAALRIVRYLKETAGNGILFENHGHLEIHGFTDADWARNPNDRKSIAGYFTFVGGNLVRWRSKKQKVVALSSAEAEFWGIKSGLTEILWLKKLMTELDLNSQKSCKLFCDNKAAISISENPVQHNRTNIIL; encoded by the exons ATGGAGTATGTGACGGTGATTCCTGAACCGGTGAAGGTGATCGTCTCCAGACCG CTAAACCACGAGTTTATCAATGCACCTCAAGTAGCTCATTGGGAAGCAGCACTGAGGATTGTTCGATACCTGAAGGAGACGGCTGGCAATGGAATCTTGTTCGAAAACCATGGACATTTGGAGATTCATGGGTTTACAGATGCCGATTGGGCAAggaacccaaatgacagaaaatcgATTGCGGGTTATTTCACCTTTGTGGGTGGGAACCTTGTCAGATGgcgaagcaagaaacaaaaggtggtaGCTCTGTCAAGCGCTGAAGCAGAGTTCTGGGGGATCAAGAGTGGGCTGACAGAAATTCtatggttgaaaaagttgatgACAGAACTAGATTTGAACTCACAGAAGTCGTGCAAGTTGTTCTGCGATAATAAGGCGGCAATCAGTATATCAGAGAATCCAGTCCAACATAACCGTACAAATATCATATTGTGA
- the LOC121764466 gene encoding uncharacterized protein LOC121764466, which translates to MITEPQKKSTEDILSAFMLQSHKNMEHTNQRLEKVENDVHSMTVHMKGLEMQMSQIAQAVSSQHKPGQFPGQSNVSPKDCKAIYLRSGTSYESSPMPEVEAKGVPDKKEEEEMEMESPPTQSEVQPEAIASPTPKEVKIPFPQVVQKKKLYEKLVKFLEIFKRVHLNIPLIEALQQMPGYLKFLKEIVSKKKRLVDYETVNLTENCSAIIQQKMPAKMKDPGSFNISCVIGNDRQTKVLCDLGASINLMPLSFFRKLKFGVLKPTTFTLQMADKSVKYPNGLLENVLVRVNDFIFPVDFVVLDMKEDPNVPLILGRPFLATGKALIDVTKGELTLRHGNKTVILSLLDKMKRYEVEESKRVEEVPLKVEECKMIQVAHVRARDDEVENPLEEISMPEWMFEDEHGLGGKKMKVVKVEIGRPKEGVVGADVKPTWWKKRLHKLYLAAKAKKGPDDIIRVRLDH; encoded by the coding sequence ATGATCACTGAGCCGCAGAAGAAAAGTACAGAAGATATACTGAGTGCATTCATGTTACAGTCACACAAGAACATGGAGCATACCAACCAAAGGCTGGAAAAGGTTGAGAATGATGTCCATAGCATGACAGTACATATGAAGGGCCTAGAGATGCAGATGAGTCAGATTGCTCAAGCTGTGAGCAGTCAGCATAAGCCAGGGCAGTTCCCAGGACAGTCAAATGTGAGCCCTAAAGATTGCAAGGCAATCTACTTAAGGAGTGGGACAAGTTATGAGAGTTCTCCTATGCCCGAAGTGGAAGCTAAGGGAGTACCCGacaagaaagaagaagaagagatggaGATGGAATCGCCTCCTACGCAATCCGAGGTTCAACCCGAGGCAATTGCTTCCCCCACACCAAAGGAGGTTAAAATTCCTTTTCCTCAAGTGGTGCAAAAGAAGAAGTTGTACGAGAAGCTTGTTAAGTTCCTTGAGATCTTCAAGAGAGTGCACCTCAATATTCCTCTTATTGAGGCTCTCCAACAAATGCCCGGCTACCTCAAGTTTTTGAAAGAAATTGTATCCAAGAAGAAGAGGTTGGTTGATTATGAAACCGTGAATTTGACCGAGAATTGTAGTGCAATCATCCAACAAAAGATGCCGGCAAAGATGAAAGATCCGGGGAGCTTCAACATTTCTTGTGTGATCGGGAATGATAGGCAAACTAAGGTCTTGTGTGACTTGGGGGCAAGCATAAATCTCATGCCTTTAAGCTTCTTCCGGAAGTTGAAGTTTGGTGTCTTGAAGCCAACTACATTTACCCTTCAAATGGCGGATAAATCCGTCAAATACCCGAATGGACTCCTTGAGAATGTATTGGTAAGGGTGAATGATTTTATCTTCCCcgtggattttgttgttttggacaTGAAGGAGGATCCAAATGTCCCTCTCATCCTTGGACGACCATTCCTTGCAACCGGAAAAGCTCTAATTGACGTCACTAAGGGAGAACTCACCCTTAGGCATGGAAACAAGACGGTCATTCTCTCTTTGTTGGACAAGATGAAACGCTATGAAGTGGAAGAGTCCAAGAGAGTGGAAGAGGTGCCCTTAAAAGTTGAAGAGTGCAAGATGATACAAGTGGCACATGTGAGGGCTAGGGATGATGAGGTTGAGAATCCTTTGGAGGAAATATCTATGCCTGAATGGATGTTTGAAGATGAACATGGATTGGGGGGTAAAAAGATGAAGGTTGTCAAAGTGGAAATTGGAAGACCTAAAGAAGGTGTTGTTGGGGCCGATGTGAAGCCCACTTGGTGGAAGAAGCGTCTACACAAGCTCTACTTGGCCGCTAAAGCGAAGAAGGGCCCCGATGACATTATCCGAGTGAGATTGGATCATTAA